The Candidatus Thermoplasmatota archaeon region CTCCCTCTCCTTCGTGCGGAGCCTCTCCTCGCGCACGCGAATCGCTCTCTCCCTCTCCCCGTGATCCGCCCCTTCAGCCGCGGCGCTCTGCGTCGCCTCGAGAGCCGTGAGCTTCATCCTGGCCTCCTTCTCCTCGAGCGCCTTCTCGCGCTCGATCAGGGCCTTCATCCTCCCGCCAATGGACTTGGATTCCCCCTCGAGCCTCTCCTCCAGCTCGTTTATCGTCTTCTCCTTGTGCTGGATCTCCATCTCCTTGGTCTCCACCTCCTCCTTGAGCGAGTCGTAGTCGGTCACCTTCTTGCGGGCCTCAGCGGACAGCTGCCTGAGGTTCTCCTCCCTCTCCTTCAACTGCTGCGCATCCTCGGTCAGGGCGGTACTGCCCATCTCGAACGTCTCCCTCTCCTCCTGGAGCTTCGACTCGCGGTCGGCCACCTCGACCTCCTTGAGGACATACGCCTCTTCCCTGACCTTCAGGTCCTCGAACCTCTCCGCGAGCGAGGACCCCCGCTCGTTCAGCTCGGACTTCCACTCCTCCAGCTCCGTCGTCGCGGAGTCCAGCTCGGCCTCCTTGTCCTTGAGCCGGGTCTCCCATTCCTCCAGGGTCGGGGCTTCGCCCCCGCTGGCAGGAACGCCGGCTGACGGTTCCCGCTCAAGAACGGCGAGCTCCTTCTCGCGAGCGATGATGTCGTCCCTCTTCTTGCCCAGTTCCGTGCGGGCCTGTTCGTGCCTATTCCTCTCCTTGCCCATCGCCTTCTCGAGGGACGTGAGCTCGCGCATCTTCGCATCATGCTGGATTTCCCGCCGCCGGAGCTTGCTCTCCCTTCTCTGGAGCGTGGCGGCCGTTCTCGTGAGGTCCTGCCTCACCCGCTTGGACTTCTCCGACTGCGCCTTGACCTCGCCCTTCACTATCTCCATCTCGCTCATCTTGGCGTCGGCGTCGGCCTTGATCGCCCCGATCCTCCTCTCCATCGCGAGGAACTCGTGCTCCTTCTTGTCGATATGCACCTGGAACTCGTGCATGTCCTTGCGCCGGGACTCGATGTACATGAGCGCTCTGGACAGCTCCTTGTCGTAGCTCTCCAGGTGGGCCTCCCTTGCCAGGAGGGCCTTCTCCCTTCGGTCGACCAGCGACTGGCGGGAGCTGAGCTCCTTCCCCAATGTGGACATCTTGTCACTGTTCGCGCGGATTATGTGCCGCTCCTGCGCGGACGTCGAGCTCGCGAGTACGTGGAGCATGGACCCGCTCAGCTGGTAGCTTATGGCGCTCCCGAGGTAGCCCATCACGAGGGGGAGGTAGCTTGGCGGGAGGGCGGATACGATCATTATCATGCTGACAAGGACCATCGGGATCGTCGACGACCCTACGCTGGTCACCTTTCTCAGACCCTTCCCCCGCCAGGTCATCGCCATGGAGATCATGGTGAGCGACAGGCCCAGCAGGGACACGGGGTATATCCAGGGCAGGTACTGGAACTGAAGGACACCGGACTCGGCCACGAGAACGATGACCAGGCCGATGACCGGCACGGTCGTCCCGAGCACTGTGAGGATGAAATGCCCGCTCGTCCTCTCGTAGGAGTAGGGCTCCCATTTGAGCGCGAGTGCGGAAGCTCCAACGCCGATGCCGATCATCATGGGGAGCGTCCAAAGAAGAAGAACCGCCGAGGAGAAAGGCGGGTCGGCGAATATCTCGGTGACTTCCATAAGGTATGCGAGTATGGCGTTGAACGTGAGCACCATGGCGGCAATTACGCCGTAGCCGTGAGCCGCCCTTCCCATGCGAAGCTGCAGCCTCGCAGTCTCTGCGGCCATTGCGGCCCGCTCCGCTTTCTTGCGCTTATCGCGAGTACCACTGGCCATTCAATCATCCCTAATGATTCCCTTCAGACTATTGAATCGTGATTGGATTACTTAAGGATATACGTTTCGTAATCGGATTTGATACTATGACGGTAACTTAATACGAGGAACTTGACTTACTCCTCAACATCTGGGGTGATGTTCTGGCAAAGAAGAAGAAGCTCGAAGATAGGCTGATGGCGAAGAAGGAATCCGCCTGGAAGGGCATGAGCAGAACGATGAGGAAGAAGGTCTTCGATTACGCTGAGGGTTACAAGTCCTTCTTGGGCAAGGCGAAGACGGAGAGGAAAGCGGTCAATGAGATCGTCTCCCTGGCGGAGGAGAACGGGTTCGTCGAGATGGACTCCGCGAAGGACGTGAGACCGGGGACCCGCCTGTACTGCGTGAACAGGAACAAGAGCGCGGCGCTCTTCGTCGTGGGGAAGAGGCCCATAGCCGAGGGAATCAACATAGTGGCATCGCACATCGACTCCCCGAGGCTCGACCTCAAGCAGAACCCCCTCTACGAGGATGCGGACTCGGAGGTCGCGCTCTTCAAGACGCACTACTACGGTGGCGTGAGGAAGTATCAGTGGGTCAACTGCCCGCTGGCGCTGCACGGAAAGGTCATCCTGGGAAGCGGCAAGGAAGTCGAGATGACGATCGGAGAGAAGGAGGACGACCCGATCTTCATAATACCCGACCTGCTGCCCCATCTCGCGTATAACGTGCAGAACAAGAGGAAGCTGCCCGATGGCATCAGGGGAGAGGAGCTGAACATCCTGGTCGGACACATCCCGATAGAGGACAAGAAGGTCAAGGAGAAGATCAAGCTCAGCGTCCTCAACCATCTGAACAAGGAGTACGGCATGACGGAGGAGGACTTCGTCAGCGCGGAGTTCGAGGCGGTTCCCGCGGGCCAGCCAAGGGACCTCGGGTTCGACAGGGGAATGCTCGTCGCGTACGGGCAGGACGACAGGGCGTGTGCGTACAGTTCCCTGACAGCGATGGTCGACCTGAAGACTCCCGCTAGGACCTGCCTCGCGTTCTTCTTCGACAAGGAGGAGATAGGGAGCGAGGGCGCCAGCGGCGTCCAGTCGAGGTTCTTCGATATCGTCCTCTCCGAGCTGATGGAGAAGATGGAGCCCGGCTACAGGGACATGGACCTGCGGAAGATGATCGCAAGGTCGAAATCCCTCTCCGCAGACGTGGAGGTGGCCATTCACCCGACGTTCAAGGAGGTCCATGAGGCGACGAACGCAGCGCGCCTCGGAAGGGGGATCGCGATTACCAAGTACACGGGCGCGTTCGGAAAGGCACGCGCGAGCGACGCCAATGCCGAGTACGTGGGGCAGATAAGGAACCTGTTCAACCAGAAGAGGATACCGTGGCAGGCTGCCGAGTTGGGCAGGGTCGACGAGGGCGGCGGTGGAACGGTGGCGCTGTTCCTCGCCAGGCACAACCTCGACGTCCTCGACTGCGGCCCGCCGCTCCTGGCGATGCACTCGCCGATGGAGGTCTCGAGCAAGGCGGACATCTATAACTCGTACAGGGCGTATCTCGCGTTCTTCCGGAGCGACCTCGGCCCGACCGCGTGATTACTTCCGACGCCTCTCGATGTAGAGGGCAGCGAGTATCAGCGCGATGACCACGGCCACGGGGATCAGCCAGAAGAGCAGCGGCAGAACCTCGTCATCGGGCGACTGTGCCGCGGCGTACGTATACGAGAGCAGCTCCCACTGGCTGATCACGACAACGCCGCCTGTGCTCCTGTCGATGCGCACGCCCGCGCCGACCTCATCGGAGTAGTAGTTGTCCTCCACGAGGCCGTTGGATTCCGTCCTGAGTATGTGATGCGTCTGGAACACGCCCGCCTGAACTGTGATCTCGGCGTACTCGACACAGGAATAGGTGACGGCGACCGAGCCGCTCCAGTCCGTCGAGGTGTAGATCGGCGCGCTTCCCTCGATCTCCACGAGCATCGTCTCGTTCGACGTCCTCGTGAGCGTCACGTTCCCGCTGTCACCGACATCATAGGGATGTTGCCAGGCGTCCAGCACGACATCGCTGTGAGTCGTGTTCTGAATGCTGAGATAGAAGTTGAGAGGAACCCCCACGTCCATGAGACCGCGAAAGACGAGAGTGGTCTGGGACCTGACTATCTCCAAGCTCACGATGTCCCAATTCTCCAGTCCGACCATCGTCCAGTTGCCAGAGACGTTATGGCCCTCGAAGACGCCGATGAACGTCCCGTTGCCGATGATCTCGTTCCGAATTGTGTGGTACGGCGTGGAGTCGACGTATACCCTCTCGGTGTCCGTGATCGCCATTTCGAGCGTTCCGGCCAGGACGAACCCCAGAGAATGGGTCATGTTCGCCGAGTAGACCCAGCTATTGCCTTCCTCGTAGCTCGGCATTAGGACCTGTCCCTCCGCCAGTCCAGATGAGACTGAAAGGAGGGTCATCGCCGTCAATGCAAACACCAAACACGCCCTGATGGAACCACGCTCCGGATCAGCTCAAGTCTTGGCCTTCTCCCTCACCGTCCCATTGACGAGGTTCTCGTTCTCGGAGGGGGCCTCCGCCACCGCGTCCCTCAGCGTTGGATGCCCCAGCTCGACAAAGTCCCTCTTGATGAGGGCGAACTCCTTCTCGTCCAGAGCATTCGGGTCCAAGGGCACTATCAGGATGGATTCCTCCATGGCCATCCTCTCGTTGAGGTCGTGAAGGAGCGTCAGAGACGATTGGAAGTCGTTGTGGGAGATTATGTACTCCAGGCCATCGAGGAGCACGACGGTCTTCTCGCCCTCGGCGACGAAGTGCTCGACCGCGATCGATATCCCTTCCAGCGGCCAGGGCCTTATCGTGTCCTTCCCCGTGGAAACCCTACTGAGCCAGAGAACGGGTGTCTTCTCCAGGCCGTATTCCGCCCTCACCCTCTGGGGCGGGAGTCGGGTGATGCAGAGGCCCTGGTACCCGTGAGTGACCAGGTCCTTGAAGGCGTCGAAGCTCAGGCTCGGGGAATCGTCGACGACAAGGTAGCTCAGCCCGTCGTGGAGTTCGAACCTCCGCTCGGTGCCCAGGTCCGCCTCCGTGATCGGTACGAGGAGCTCCTGCAGATAGCCTGGCCCCCTGACAGCGTAGGCGACGAGACCGAGCATCAGGATGCCGAACAGGAACCCGATGCCCCTGAGGTCGACGGCCTGGCTGGGCAGAAGAACTTCGAACAGGAGTTCCGACAGCGTGTAGGAGACGATGCCAATGGCGATGAGGTACGTGTTGAGTGCCACGGACCGAGGCACTCTCGTCTTGACCAGATAGCTTGAGAGCTTGTATGGGATGAAGATCAGCGTCGCCACAGTAGCGAGGAGCAACATGCCTATGAACCAGAGAGGGAACACGAAGGTGAACGTGCCCCCGGCCTCGTGCAGGACGTCTACGGGCGCGATTGCCGTCGAGATGATGGCCGCGACCATTACGACGAGGTAGAATATGTACGCGCTCGGGAACTCCTTACGGAGATTCCAGAAAAGGTCCCTCGCACCCTTCACGTCGGGGTTGGCGATGACCACGGCGAACGCCCCGGCCGTTATGCCCATGAGCAGGTCGAAGGTCGCCTGGACCTTCTTGCCCACGGTCAGGAGGTTGCCGGAATCCGACTGGGCGATCGACGTGTAGATGAAGAGATGAGCGGAGATGGCGCACACGAGGAAGAGAATCGAGAGCAAGAGAAGGGACTTGTGAAATCCCTTCATCGTCTTCTGCCTGAGCAGAGCGATGACTATGATAACCGACATCGTCAGGGCCGCGAAGACAGTGACATACTGGAGTATTCCAATACCTCCATCTAGTGCTATCTGGTCGTCTTTCCACGCATTTCGCATCCTAAAAAGCATGCCGTTTCCGTTATCCATAATGATAATCCAGGTAGTCCTGGACAGAGGGAGCGGACTCACTCTCAATAGAGATAATCAGTTTTGATTTCCGTCCGAGAATATTAATCCGTCTCTATTCGAATTCCTCACTTCGAGGAAGTTCTGGGAGATTCCGATTCATGGCACAGAGGACTATTGAGCTCAGCTCCAACGATGTCGACATACTATCGGACATTGTAACGAAGCTGGGAGGTCATGCCAAGGGCCTCCTGAATGACGTGGACCTTGGCATCAGCAGGTCGAGGCTTTCGTGGCACATCGACGAGGTCCACCGCAACCTCACAAGGCTCAGAGAGTCGAACGGAGGTAGGACCATAGCTCTGAGACCGCCCGGGCTGAACAACAGTCCCGTGCTGGACAACATGGGGGACACGTGGAACTACGTCCAGACGCTCAGATTCGCTGCCGGAGCCACCATGATCTCGCAGAGGTACCAGAGGTTCATGTCCGCCGAGACCCTGAGGAGGTCCATGCTCGCGAAGATACTCTACAAGTGCCAGACGGGGATCCTGGACGACCTCGTGGACACTCACAGGTACTCATACATAGAGGCGAAGGACCTCTATCACCACGTTCTGTCCTCGATGACGGACCCGGACTTCGAGATGAACGCGTTCAAGAACAAGCTGACGTCGATGATGAAGCAGGAGCAGCTGGGCCTGTTCGACCTCGTGACGGACATAACGGCGAGCTTCAACGAGATGTTCGTCGAATCGCCGCACGGCCACGAGCTCTTCTATCAGATGGACATCCTGGACGAGAGGGTCACGCTGGGTCAGGCGTTGACGATGTTCCAGAAGGAGGGTTCCCTGGACACCGTCAAGATCAGGAGGATCGCCTCGCGCTTCTACTCCCCCGCGGAGGACCTCGAATGGTATGACCGCTTGGCGAACTACGTGAGCGGGGGGACGAGGTACAATCTCATAGACATCTCGTTCTGCGACAGCGCCCTCGACATGAACCAGATCAACACGCTTCTGGAGGGGTGGTTCTACTACGACGTCGTAATCGTGTACCTCAACAACATCGTGCACATATACCAGGACCTGAAGGAGGGCATAGCGAACCTGTCGCTGATATCCATGCGGGAGGAGGAGGTTTCCGGCCTCAAGACGCTGGCAGGGTACAATCCCAGGCTGACGACGGACGACTACTCCGATCACATACGCAGGCTCGCCGGATACGCCTCGCGAGCTCTCGACGTGGTGACGAACGGATACGAAGACGAGACGCTCTACTACCCGTTCATCACGGTGATGATGCCCGTGGTGATGATGGCCGAGTGGATAGGGAAACAGGACTCCTTCATCGGTCTCTACCTGGACGAGCTGTCACCGGCCCTGCAGAGAGCGGCAGCGGAGGTCGCGGAGGTCGCACCCGAGCCCGCCGAGGCTGTCGTCTAGTTCTCTATTATCCAGTATCCTCTGCCTGGTTCCAGGAACTCGTTCGAAGCGTATTCTCTCAGGTAGTATGGCGGCGCCCCCGCATCGTATCCCTCGAGGGAGATGTACGGGACTCCCGCCAGAGCATCGCTCACGAGCCTCGGCACTGGGGACGGGTAGCCTACCAGATTCCATCCTGTGGTCAGTTGAATCGTGAACTGAGGGAGGACGGACCCCGCAAAGGTCAGGTCCGAGCTCGAGGTGATGCTGACCCACATGCCAATGGTGTAATCGGTGGTCGACATGGTGTTCACGTTCCTGAAGGCGGCAAAGGCCCTCCAGCCTGGTCCCGTAAAGGTCGGGTCGTACGCCCTGATGGAGCTGTACGAGGCCGTGGCCATATCCTTCCAGAACTCGGCGTCCGTCTGGTACAGCGGAACGGAGATCAGCTGCTCGCCCGGGCTCAGATTCATCACAATCTTGCCGCCTTGGCTCTCACTCGCTCCACAGTTCCCTGCGCTGTCATTCGCGCAGATGAAGTAGAAGTAGTCGGAAGGGTCGCCGTATCCAGCGCCTGCGTCCAGGTATCCGCTCGTGCCCGGCGGGAGGTCGGCGAGGAACTCGTATCCCAGGCCGTTCTTGTCGTAGGATGTTCCCCTGTACAGCGCGTAGTTCGCGATGTCCGTGGCATCGTCCGGAGACGGTGTCCAGGAGACGCCCACATCCTGCAGTGACGGTCCTTCAAGGCTGCCAGTCACATCGGAAGCTGGGAGTGGTGGCACCGTATCGCCGTCCGTCACTTCCAGCACCACGTTCACCGGTGAGCCCCAGTTCCCCGCCGAGTCCATACCCCTAACGTACAGGGTATGCATTCCTTCGCTCAGACCGTTGGCATCGACCAAGTAGTTCGCATCTTCAATCACAGAGTCGAGGGAGCCGTCCACAGCGGCCATCGGTGTTCCCTTTCCGATGCCGGGATCGGTGCCGACGTAGTATTCCACGGCATGCACGCTGCTCATGCCCGTCGTCTCGTCCGAGACCGTTGCGGTCAGGTCCGCGAGAGGCGTCCCCTCCGTGGGACTCGGACTCACACCGATACTGGTCACGACGGGCCCAACAGAGTCACCGGTCATGGAGTACTTCACGATCAGCTTGGGAGCAAAAGGCGTGGCGAAGCTTGTTCCCTCATAGCCCGACCTCCACGCGAATATCAGGCCATCGGTTATGGCCGGAGACCTTGGACCCTCTATCCTGAACGAGATCTGCCCATTCGAGAGGTGAGACTCCAATAGGGCGAACTGGCCAGGCAGGAACTCGAATGTGTTCCACTGCATTTCGGCCATGTCCGGGTTGCTGAGTATCGGGAATATGACTGCGTCCTCCACTGCGCCTTCGATGTCGGGGAAGGCGTGCGTTGTCCAGCCGGTATCGATAGAGGCGTTCAGGAGCCTAAGGCTCCACTGGCCGAAGGTATCGGTATATATCCATCGATTCCCGTAGAACTGCACGGTGGCCTTGGTGATGGTCGCCCCCATTGGGAGGGGGTCCGTGGGGAACTGCGCGGCTCCGAGGTAGTCGACATCCATTGTTGGTGGGCGCCTGTTGCTATGCCCCACTAGAATCTCAGGATCGTCGAAGTGGTTCCCCGTAGGCTCCTCATCCCTCACCCAGCCCACATAGCCATATCCGGGTATCGTCGTGTATCCAGGTAGAGTGAGGAAGGAGTATTTCGTCCCGGAATTGTCATCCACCGCCTGGTTCCCAGCTATGTCAGAGGATGCGACTTCGAAGTAGTACCTTGTGTCAGGTGTCAAGCCCTCCAACAGGATGCTGTGGTGCTTCTCGAATGCGGCGTCCGATTCGTCACTCCCCAGGGCGGTGGTGAGACCGAAGGAC contains the following coding sequences:
- a CDS encoding aminopeptidase, with the protein product MAKKKKLEDRLMAKKESAWKGMSRTMRKKVFDYAEGYKSFLGKAKTERKAVNEIVSLAEENGFVEMDSAKDVRPGTRLYCVNRNKSAALFVVGKRPIAEGINIVASHIDSPRLDLKQNPLYEDADSEVALFKTHYYGGVRKYQWVNCPLALHGKVILGSGKEVEMTIGEKEDDPIFIIPDLLPHLAYNVQNKRKLPDGIRGEELNILVGHIPIEDKKVKEKIKLSVLNHLNKEYGMTEEDFVSAEFEAVPAGQPRDLGFDRGMLVAYGQDDRACAYSSLTAMVDLKTPARTCLAFFFDKEEIGSEGASGVQSRFFDIVLSELMEKMEPGYRDMDLRKMIARSKSLSADVEVAIHPTFKEVHEATNAARLGRGIAITKYTGAFGKARASDANAEYVGQIRNLFNQKRIPWQAAELGRVDEGGGGTVALFLARHNLDVLDCGPPLLAMHSPMEVSSKADIYNSYRAYLAFFRSDLGPTA
- a CDS encoding DUF835 domain-containing protein; this translates as MLFRMRNAWKDDQIALDGGIGILQYVTVFAALTMSVIIVIALLRQKTMKGFHKSLLLLSILFLVCAISAHLFIYTSIAQSDSGNLLTVGKKVQATFDLLMGITAGAFAVVIANPDVKGARDLFWNLRKEFPSAYIFYLVVMVAAIISTAIAPVDVLHEAGGTFTFVFPLWFIGMLLLATVATLIFIPYKLSSYLVKTRVPRSVALNTYLIAIGIVSYTLSELLFEVLLPSQAVDLRGIGFLFGILMLGLVAYAVRGPGYLQELLVPITEADLGTERRFELHDGLSYLVVDDSPSLSFDAFKDLVTHGYQGLCITRLPPQRVRAEYGLEKTPVLWLSRVSTGKDTIRPWPLEGISIAVEHFVAEGEKTVVLLDGLEYIISHNDFQSSLTLLHDLNERMAMEESILIVPLDPNALDEKEFALIKRDFVELGHPTLRDAVAEAPSENENLVNGTVREKAKT
- a CDS encoding M28 family peptidase, which translates into the protein MAVGKKLASIFIVLSLSVFGFVLGGTGDVVSSPSEEEPAAYDPVIASIVANVSRSQVTDYIWDLQNFTTRYAYTDELNQSATYILEELGSNPNVVNESQYFVYSSRTYRNVLGTLPAFNPNNKTVYIVSGHYDSYSTDPMNDAPGADDDASGTAVAMEACRVLSEYKLNATVICAGWTAEEIGLVGSEVYAKDAKDKGMDIGMVLQFDMVGYDPSGLLGLDILSNFPSAWILDEFVDANIDYSIGLDLTDYINPGAGASDHASFWAQGYPAMMGIESVFNTPNYHTTSDTIDKLNMDLVHKTTQVAVAVLAKIAGIHTPGEGVIHLNRTHYLLSDQIGVSLYDTDLNVNPGVQDFVDVLVNSTSEPAGEIVPLVETGLDTNVFVGGLASTPVPAIPGELTVAHGDTITATYVEASPAGLRQAYATADGLPPVIRNVAAMPDVTSAIITWDTDEVADSDVSFGLTTALGSDESDAAFEKHHSILLEGLTPDTRYYFEVASSDIAGNQAVDDNSGTKYSFLTLPGYTTIPGYGYVGWVRDEEPTGNHFDDPEILVGHSNRRPPTMDVDYLGAAQFPTDPLPMGATITKATVQFYGNRWIYTDTFGQWSLRLLNASIDTGWTTHAFPDIEGAVEDAVIFPILSNPDMAEMQWNTFEFLPGQFALLESHLSNGQISFRIEGPRSPAITDGLIFAWRSGYEGTSFATPFAPKLIVKYSMTGDSVGPVVTSIGVSPSPTEGTPLADLTATVSDETTGMSSVHAVEYYVGTDPGIGKGTPMAAVDGSLDSVIEDANYLVDANGLSEGMHTLYVRGMDSAGNWGSPVNVVLEVTDGDTVPPLPASDVTGSLEGPSLQDVGVSWTPSPDDATDIANYALYRGTSYDKNGLGYEFLADLPPGTSGYLDAGAGYGDPSDYFYFICANDSAGNCGASESQGGKIVMNLSPGEQLISVPLYQTDAEFWKDMATASYSSIRAYDPTFTGPGWRAFAAFRNVNTMSTTDYTIGMWVSITSSSDLTFAGSVLPQFTIQLTTGWNLVGYPSPVPRLVSDALAGVPYISLEGYDAGAPPYYLREYASNEFLEPGRGYWIIEN